The DNA sequence GACACCGCAAGAGCGCGTCGGCTTGCTCAACGATGCCCATATGGCCGATTCTCCTTCCAAAGTCCTTCTAGACACTTCTCCAAGATCGCCAACAGCACCATATCGTTGGCCTCCTGAACCAGAAGAACAACGTAGTAGGGCGCCAGAGTTCTACGGTTTTGTCGCGTGGACGTCAACCTATCTCCTGTTTCTGTTGTACCTGTTGTGGGCTATCCTACCGGATGAGTGGTTGGTATGGTGCGGGGTGACTTGGTATCCAAACCGGTGCGTCTCGGTGAAGAACTTACACTCGGGTTTTAGTGATTGATGATCCTACATGAATACAGTGAATGGGCACTGTTAGTCCCGTCATGGACTGTCGTAACGGTGCTCTTGACATACTTCGTCTACTTTGCCCTCGCAATTCGAGCTACGCCTGCTTTCGATGAGATGGGCTCTGTCACAGGTGTGGACTAAGTACATTCACTTCATTGTCCCCAATTGATCTGTGTCCACTCCCTAGATTCGCGTATTGCGTTACCCTCGCAGGAACCTGGTACACGTAACCCATATTTTGCGAGCGCGGAAAATGATGCCATTCCCGAATTATATGATATTCCTATTGGATTGGTTAATAGCGTTCTGTATCATGATGCATTGCAGCGGGCTGCGTCGAAACGCTCGTGGCATGATTAGGGGCCTTCAACGAAGCGTATGGAATTGTGTCTGCGATTGTCAACTTATAGTTCTTTACATTGGGTGCGCAAACCTCTGCGAAATTCGCTTCAAACAGAATGTCCAGCTACCTAGTGTTTTCGCCGAGAATCCGTTCGCAAAGAAACTAGTTCCATATATCCCGTAAATCTATTAGGACCATGCTTGAGCTATAATACAACAAAGAAAGCAGAGGGACAGCAGTATTATAACTAAAAATACATATAAAAACTTCCTAAAATCCAAGGAATCATGAGCACCTGTTAAAAACCCATTGATTATCAGCAAAGCCAGAaagaggtgaagaagaaatttaATGCACACCGAAAATGGGACAACCTCGCCCGAGCAGAAGTTGTCACCATCTCGTCTGTCCATGCAGTAGGATccaattcttcaatttcGTCGTCCATTGTTAGATCGATAGGCTCGCTGTGATTTTGAGACGAAGCGGAGGACGCGCTCCCATTCCCTTTGCCAGAAACTTTGACTGTCTCAAAAAGTAACACGTTACGTCGAGGTTGCCCTTTGTCCAGCTGCTTGATGTTCGGCGGATTCATCGAAGAGTTGCTATTTCCCGATGTCCCAAATAACTTAGATGGGGCGGACCGGGGAGGTTTATAGTTTGCCAGAGAATGTCGGCCAGCAGGGGTAACATTGGTATCGCTGCGTCGCAATTCAAACGCTCGACTCGTTGTGGGTCGAGAGGAACCAGGGGGGGATGTTTTTAGTTTTTTGGAAGTCATTTTGGGAGACAAAGGGCGGATTGGATGCCGTTGCGTAATTACATGCTGAACTGAACGCCTAGCCTGCAATGGGGTTTTGGCAGGAGGTAAAGCCCATCGCTGCTTCCACCCCGCCATGACGGCAGCTTGACTCTGCGCAACCAATTCTTGTTGCCATCTCggatcgtcttcatcttctagGGCATCAACATCGACGACATCAATGAACCGTGCGGGTTGCTGTTCATTACAATTGGGGGTTTCGGAAGACGGGCTTGGGGGTGAAGCTGATCCAGACACCGATTTAACCTTTTCATTAAAATCGAGTACCGTCTCTTCGTCTCCCAACATTTTCCGAAGATCTGGGCCGCAATATAAAGTGGGGGATGGAACATCGTCGATATCGGGGTACAAGCGTTCCTTTCCTTCGGGACTGGGAGTTGATGCCACGAGAACGACAACTTGGCTTTCTCCAGCGgccttggacttggacttggcgATCCTTCGCAATGGCGTCTTTTCATTATGAAAACGGCTTCGAGATTTAGGCTTCCTCACTGAAACCGGACTTGACACCACCTCCGCGCCAAAACTAGTATcagcttcctcttcatcgtcgctTGGAATAACGCCTGTCAACGACACTACTCGCCGTTGACGACTGGGTCCTGGTGGGGAAGAAAGATCCTGAGCATCCTTGGAGCACGAAGACGAAGGTGAAAGATAGCCATCTTCTTGCTCTACAACGTCTGAAAATTCTTCGATATTCAAGGATACACGTCCGTCGGAGTTGATTTCGTCAATTCGGCCTTGGAGGGAAAGGTCAGAGACATTCATATCTGATTCAGAATCTTCCAGCTTTTGATCTTCAGCATCGGTGGCAACATGGAAGTTCTCTTTATTTGCGTGGGTCCGGGAAGGACCAGCAACGGGGGGAAGTCCATCGCTGTGCCTTCGTCTGACAGAACCAAACTTTGTTTCGTCGTTGGCAGAAAAAAACCTTGACTGTGCGGATTTTATCGGAGAATAActgtgtctgtgtctctTCTTATGTGCCAGATCCTGATCCATGACTTCTGATAACGTCCTTTTCCCACTCGCCTTCCCAACAGAAACCGTCTGGTGTTTCATTGGGATAGCTACGGGTTTTTTCTTTGGAGGCGCAGCGGGGATAATTGGATTACGACCTGAGAGTATTTTGAGTTATATTGTAGACAAAACAACATAGAACCCACCAAAAAAGTCGAGAATCCCCCCGCCTGATTTGACTGGAGTTGGCAAACTCTGTCGCGCCTTGGATTTACCTTTGGACGTCATCGAGGGGGTATTGGTCTCCATGTGAATGGGTTTCAAGGCGCGCGGGAGGAAATCGGGGTTAATATCCTTGATTGGAAGATATGAGTCTGGGTCATAGTTTCCGAGGGCGATTCCCTTCGCAAGAGTAGGTTCAATATCACTGTACAAATAGATATCTTAGCTATAGTGTCAGAACACCAAAACATAAAAGTCAACCTTCCAACGTATGCGTCGAATTCTTCGTTCCAATCTGAGTCGACGTCGGTGAGGTGCACAAGTTTTTCCTGCCTAGGACAATATACGCGCTGATGTAGAAAGCACTTCTCTGCCAATTTGAATTGTTTGGAGTAGCCAGGTGGGACTGATTTTTTCCCTTCTATGCTAATGGCTCGAATGACTGCATCGGGGGTTTTCCACTTCTTCAGAAGGTTGCAAGCAGTCTTCAGACCGATACCGGGTATACTTGGTAGATAATCGCACCCGCTCAAGATTGCCATAGCGCGAAACTGCACGTCGGACCAGCCGATGAGAGATATGCTATTCGCATCTCCGGGGGATGTCGCCACTGCCCCAAAATCTTTGCGGGAAATCGACACCACGGTGGCGTTGACGGAATCGAACTTGAAAAGGACGTTCTGACACccgaagacgaggagatcGGAGTCTTCTGTGAGGATGGCATCTACGAATCCTGCCAATTCGAGATAAGCAAGCTGTGCATCGGCTTCGTACGGCGCCACTACGTAGGAAACCGATTCGGCTCGCAATGCCTGGGAACAATAAAGGAACATGTTGGTCAGTCGGGAGGGTAATAATGTTAAGATGCCCACCTTTATGAATTGGAAAGCCATTTCTGGTGTAACGTCGGCACATTTGATGAAGAACTCGCGGGCTTGCGACATCTTGCCCTGTGCCATGAATGCTTTACCCTTGGCTAAATTTTCCTCTCGTCTGGCCTTCCTTTCGCTCTCGGTGCCCTTCTTCGCTGGGAGCGGACCTCCGTCAAAGACAATGTATGGGATTATCTTATAGTGCTGAAGCATTCGGACGCGATGCATTGCATAGTCGACATACCTAACGAAAGAAGTCAGAATGATGTCGTATTTGTCGATATCAAAAGGTGGATCCTCTTTGTAGTAAAGAATAGAAGAAACAAAGTACTAACTTATTTGTGGCCTTTCCAGTCGCGAGCTCTATCGCACACGAGTAGACGCCTCGGTGTAACCAGACGTAGGCATCTACAGCAACGGTCTTGCCAGAATATTCGGAAAGATGTCTGGTAACTTGGATAGACTTCAAAGCCGGCAAGAGACCAGAGATTCCCATAATCTATGGATAGGGGTTCTGAACAAGAGGTCTATGTGGCATGAAAAGGAATGCGGGGAATTTGAAGGCGGAATTGATGTGGTCACTGGTGGTCCAAGGAAGCCTTTATTTTTGTATCAAAACTCAACTCACGAACGCGCTCGTCACAGGTAAGTCACAGGTCTCGTGACGTTCGCGACGCGTAAATAGGTTTTTTCAAAGCGACCAAAAAGAGACTACATAAAAATTTCAAAGTGAATTGGCTGATGCAGAGCCCAAAGGAGCCGGTTAACTAGAAAATGGCATGAAATATCAGAAATCTATCTTTACAAAGATGATATTTTGAGAAGATGAGTAGTAAATAATTATGACGGTGTTAGTTGGGGGACATCTGACCACCGCCCAACCCAATAGCGGCAATTGTTTTTCCGCAGTGACAAGGCTTCAAGATCCAAGTCGCTCACAGGAAGTGTTCCCAGCCACTTATCGTTATCAATAATTTCGTCCAGGCAGAGTCCCATCTCCTCTCCCTTCTGCAAAAAATTTTCGCAGACGTGAGCTCGAGTGTACGATCCAGCCTAATTCAACGATAAACGTGGTATTAGCCAACTGGTTGTCAGAAACAGAAGAACGTAAACTAACTCCAATAAATACTCGTGCCTCTTTAGTTCTGGCAAGTAGCATGCTAATGGAAGATAGCAATACATCGTGCGAGTCAAAGAAATGTAACAAGTCCGACAAAATCATTACATCATAACCTCCTTTCGAACCGTTGTCGGATTTGCAGATCTCTCTAATCGACATTGAGGATATTTTAAGTATACAAGAAGCTCTTCATACTCACAGTAGTTTCAGCGGGTCTGTCCCCCATTCGTAGCCCTCACACTTCACAGTACATCCAGGTTTCACAAGAGCAGCGTTCCTCTGTACGTTGGCCTCAACATTCCCCAGAATTGCAGGATCAGGATAGTCGGTGACAACAAGAAGGGACGGTGGATTTGCTTGAATGCTCAACAATAATGACGGAAGAGCAGTGCCTGCTCCAAGTTCAACAACTTGTTCATCCAGGATTAACACCAAAGTATTCCCAGAAAATTGTCAGGGCTCACCAGTTTTCCCGCTGAGATCATGAAGGAGTCCTCTTTCAATCCTCTCCGCCAGAAACAGTGCCGGGGAGAATAGGTGATCTGCCAAAAGCGAGTTTGCCTTGATTTATGCTTGAGAGCCCTGTACCAATGAACAGGAATGGTACTGAGCGCACTTTGCCTTCCTAAGAGCACCGATTTACGCAGAAGAGGGCGATCGTAATAATGTTATGATCATGGGATCCTTTATTATTGAAAAGCCATACCTTTGGTGCCAGTGTCAAAACTAAAGATCCATATCGGATGAAGTTGTTTTCGATCACAGGTTTACCGCCCAGAAACTCTAGAGCCTCGGCCAGAATATCTTCGGCGTCTTCATCTGTAACCTCATGTATAGACATACCGAATCTTATAAGTTGAAGTTATATCAGGTCGTGGATCAAGAGCCAGTGTAGAAGAGCCAGTGAGCAGTGTGTTACGGAAGTCATTGGTAAATAATAGCAAATAGATAAGCTGTACAAGCATCAACAACCATATTAGTCAGACTATGTCAGTGACGGTTGACTGATGCTCGTTAGTGGCCACGACCATGGGCAACTCAAGGCAACTTAATGTCAAACAGTCTCTTTCTAGTTTCTACTAGTTTCtactaagattgggctcatcagaaaccagcacccttacgtaatcaatgggcttggcgccaagagcggccaaaatccagctcgaaaaaaaaatcaaaagttatgttgacggaaaatggtttcagacaaaaagtttaaaaaaaaaaaattcataaatgtgcatatacaatccttactactagcctttatgcccacaataatagaattacacctcagaggtcaaattgtagtctctggaagtccataatgagtctgagaggtattacttaggcgtgacttattgtcacgtgtggtcacgtgtaccattatataagcggccaaaagaacattgtcaaattttcgaaaatctcccaaactcgagaaaacaccatttctgacgtgttagactaaaaaaaaaggaaaaaaattaaaatctttataacttcttgagatcaaaatttttttgaaaaaaaaaaccacagatgtgttcaaagaagcataacctacatatctgtggttcaaaaatgtagaatagtgtgagtgcagaagggttgaaaaggttcggaggtaagccaacttttgcttacctaagggggtgctggttcctgatgagcccaatcttagagCCGCCGTGCAATCAGATCATCTAACCAGAACGCTGCCCGGTTTCTAGGACGGCATACTTACATGTATCATTTTCTTGGCTGTGTGCCGATTGGTCCGTCTTGTAACTTTGTAGTGCTCTAATAGCACGCGCTTATCTCTTTTCAGAACCTTTGGTCAGCGTAAACCCTCGAACCTTCACATGCGGCACAGGAATGTAGTGGCAAGTTCCACCGTTCTACTTGTTGTCGAAGATGCATTTGATGTTGCTCAATCTCATTCCCTGGCTTATAATCACAGGAAGGCGCAGGCTTCGTCAGGAGTCAGTCAGGAGCCATATCGCTCCAGAAATTTGCTTATCGCTTCAATTTCTGACCGTACCTGGCACACGTCTTGATATCTACCATGAGATGATTAGTTTCCTGATTGGAAGGAGACGACGTGGTGTTGTAGGTGTTATGTCGTATACGTTCCATGACAACCCTCCACGGGGTTGCTGGCTTCCTTTGGTTGGTGAGAGATTCGTTGGGTCCTCATGGGACGCGAAGACCCTTCATTACACCAACAGCTTCCATCTCTGTCGATTAGCCTCCGGAATTAATGTCATATTTTAACTTTTACCATCAACACCCGTCAGCTCTACAACATTTGATCACATCAACAAAACGTTGCCTAGTGTCGCATGATACCGTCTGGAAAAATCCAATTCTGCAGGGTTCGACCATAGTCGACGACGTGACATTGATACATGGAACATACTCCACGGATTCAAATTCTAATCGATGTCTTCCGTGGCTAAAAATATTGGGCGCCTAGTGTGCTATTTCCACGTCTGTCATCGCACATGCGAATAAGAATAGACAAGCATTGGCAAGAGCTTGTTCTGAGGGGATTTCTGCCTTCTTTGGACCCGGGGAAGTCTATGGGAGGCGGTATCACCGCCAAGGAGGCCAAGCTTGGAGAAACCGACCGAAATCTGCCCGTAACTTCGGTGACGCCAAGCAGCCAAGTCCTCGCTCGCTATCAAGATTTTAGGTGCGATGCAAGCTGGCCAATTACAATGCTGCTGTTGTATGGCAGAGTATTATAAAGAGACTCCGCTTGCAAGAAACGAGTCTatctcctccttccccttccttcttggttcttttttttggtcgcGGGTTGATTCCCTTAGAGGTTTTCAATTTAtttctttctcattttctGGCGCTAGTTCCGCCTTTTTTTTGACCGCCTTACCCTTACCCTCCGAGCGCCAGTCGTTTCTTTGGGTTTTATTGCTTTCTTTGTCTACATCCCTTTTCTTTACAACAATCTATCACCctctttgattttttctaTCCAACATGCGTGCTTCCAGTCTCGTATTTGTTGTCTTCTGGGCGGTCGCCTCTGTTCTGGCACACCCCGTCAACCAACAGCGCGACATCAAAATCATTGGCCGCACTGAGTCTGTCAAGGTTGTTGCCGAAACCTCCAATAGGCTCCAGATGCTTTCTATTGGAAACCAGGCGTTCCGTGATAAACTTTCGAAGGAATCACCAACTCTTTTGAAGACTTTAGCAGATGAAggtcaaggtgcgtcattaCTTTAACCTGTGATCAAATATGCCTCTAATTATCTTCACGAAACTAGCACCCCCTTTCATGTTCTTGGGATGCTCTGACAGTCGTGTCAGCGAGGGTACAATCTTCTCTGCCCAGCCTGGAACGCTTTTCACTCAGCGCAACATTGCCAATCAGTACCACAAGACTGATCCGAACGCGTAAGCTAACTGCTGCACAATCCGGGCATATTCACTGAGATTCTAACCTGACCCATTTCCTACTTCTTCAATAGCCAATCTGTGCTCTCTTACGCCGTCTCTGAATTGGGAGTGAGCCATGTTATTGTTATGGGGCATTATGGCTGTGGAGGAGTTGCTGCTTCCATTGCCTCGGCTCCTACTGCGGAAATTGACGCTGCTAGCGGCTCTATTCAAAGCTGGATCTCGCCCATCCGCAATATCTATGAAACATCGACCAGGTACGTAGCTTGACTCTTATTTTCATTTTAAACTAACTAAATTGGATTGTCACAGAGCCGAGATCGTCGAGCACAGGGTCAAGCATGCCAACGCATCTCTTGTCGAGGAGCCTGAAATCCAAGATCGTAAGTTTACTCTCACCAAGACTTGCCACCTCTCCCAAAGCTCAACGTCTCTTTAGCGGCATTCCGTGCTCTTGTCGAAGAGAACGTCAAGGCGTCCGTCAACAGCATCGTCAAGGACTCTGTTATTTCTAACCACTTCGCCGCTTTGTCTGCTGCTAAGAATGTCACTGGCAACGCGAGGCGCAGCGGGGGAGGCCCCGCCAAGGATGTTTTCGTCCATGGCTTCGTCTACGACATTGAAACCGGTATTGTCCATGACCTCGGCGTTTCCGTTGGCCCCCCCGGAGTCCCCATTCCTACCGTCCCCTTCTCTGCTGTAGCGAAGGCTGCCACTGAGGCTTCCAAAGCACATGACTCCGGCTCCTCTTCCCACTCGACTGAAGCCCCAAAGAAGCGCTCCAGGTTCTGGAGAAGAACCTCAGCCTAAACTTTCATTTGGGACATCGACCCTACGTAACGATGGGATAAAATCATCGGACCTTCCTTTCTTGTTAGTGTTGTTTAAGGGATTTGTTACTTGTCATTACATACATGGAAAGTGATAATAACTCAATGAATATTTTGGCGTTTATTTGCATTCTATTCTTCGTACATCGCACGGCCTCATGTATACAGTGATCTCTGACCTCGACTTCACATACAAATTTCTATATTTAATTCCCGGTCTTTTGATATTGGACAATCTGTGGCGTAGGAAACGTCAAAATGGTCTTGCACCGGCCATGCTTGGACGTTTTGCTTCTGTCAGAGTGAAAACGGCAATTGTGGCGAATAGTGATGGCAGGGTTCCCTAAGCCTTGGAACTTCGCCTTCCAACTTTGGGTA is a window from the Psilocybe cubensis strain MGC-MH-2018 chromosome 8, whole genome shotgun sequence genome containing:
- a CDS encoding Carbonic anhydrase 2; translation: MRIRIDKHWQELVLRGFLPSLDPGKSMGGGITAKEAKLGETDRNLPVTSVTPSSQVLARYQDFSLVFVVFWAVASVLAHPVNQQRDIKIIGRTESVKVVAETSNRLQMLSIGNQAFRDKLSKESPTLLKTLADEGQAPPFMFLGCSDSRVSEGTIFSAQPGTLFTQRNIANQYHKTDPNAQSVLSYAVSELGVSHVIVMGHYGCGGVAASIASAPTAEIDAASGSIQSWISPIRNIYETSTRAEIVEHRVKHANASLVEEPEIQDPAFRALVEENVKASVNSIVKDSVISNHFAALSAAKNVTGNARRSGGGPAKDVFVHGFVYDIETGIVHDLGVSVGPPGVPIPTVPFSAVAKAATEASKAHDSGSSSHSTEAPKKRSRFWRRTSA
- a CDS encoding Exodeoxyribonuclease 1, producing the protein MGISGLLPALKSIQVTRHLSEYSGKTVAVDAYVWLHRGVYSCAIELATGKATNKYVDYAMHRVRMLQHYKIIPYIVFDGGPLPAKKGTESERKARREENLAKGKAFMAQGKMSQAREFFIKCADVTPEMAFQFIKALRAESVSYVVAPYEADAQLAYLELAGFVDAILTEDSDLLVFGCQNVLFKFDSVNATVVSISRKDFGAVATSPGDANSISLIGWSDVQFRAMAILSGCDYLPSIPGIGLKTACNLLKKWKTPDAVIRAISIEGKKSVPPGYSKQFKLAEKCFLHQRVYCPRQEKLVHLTDVDSDWNEEFDAYVGSDIEPTLAKGIALGNYDPDSYLPIKDINPDFLPRALKPIHMETNTPSMTSKGKSKARQSLPTPVKSGGGILDFFGRNPIIPAAPPKKKPVAIPMKHQTVSVGKASGKRTLSEVMDQDLAHKKRHRHSYSPIKSAQSRFFSANDETKFGSVRRRHSDGLPPVAGPSRTHANKENFHVATDAEDQKLEDSESDMNVSDLSLQGRIDEINSDGRVSLNIEEFSDVVEQEDGYLSPSSSCSKDAQDLSSPPGPSRQRRVVSLTGVIPSDDEEEADTSFGAEVVSSPVSVRKPKSRSRFHNEKTPLRRIAKSKSKAAGESQVVVLVASTPSPEGKERLYPDIDDVPSPTLYCGPDLRKMLGDEETVLDFNEKVKSVSGSASPPSPSSETPNCNEQQPARFIDVVDVDALEDEDDPRWQQELVAQSQAAVMAGWKQRWALPPAKTPLQARRSVQHVITQRHPIRPLSPKMTSKKLKTSPPGSSRPTTSRAFELRRSDTNVTPAGRHSLANYKPPRSAPSKLFGTSGNSNSSMNPPNIKQLDKGQPRRNVLLFETVKVSGKGNGSASSASSQNHSEPIDLTMDDEIEELDPTAWTDEMVTTSARARLSHFRCALNFFFTSFWLC
- a CDS encoding Protein N-terminal and lysine N-methyltransferase EFM7, with translation MSIHEVTDEDAEDILAEALEFLGGKPVIENNFIRYGSLVLTLAPKANSLLADHLFSPALFLAERIERGLLHDLSGKTVVELGAGTALPSLLLSIQANPPSLLVVTDYPDPAILGNVEANVQRNAALVKPGCTVKCEGYEWGTDPLKLLEICKSDNGSKGGYDVMILSDLLHFFDSHDVLLSSISMLLARTKEARVFIGAGSYTRAHVCENFLQKGEEMGLCLDEIIDNDKWLGTLPVSDLDLEALSLRKNNCRYWVGRWSDVPQLTPS